A genomic stretch from Bdellovibrionota bacterium includes:
- a CDS encoding cupin domain-containing protein, with the protein MKTIDFRALSHYSSDKMQKINVLGTDRVSTDLLCFEPGQAQRSHKHDDADKMYFVLEGTGRFTVGRTTRELKAGMAVLASAGEEHGVVNMGEERLLILSVVAPGDAKG; encoded by the coding sequence GTGAAAACGATCGATTTCCGAGCTCTTTCCCATTACTCCTCGGATAAAATGCAGAAGATCAACGTCTTGGGAACGGATCGGGTATCCACCGATCTCCTCTGCTTCGAGCCGGGTCAGGCCCAGCGTTCCCACAAGCACGACGACGCCGATAAGATGTATTTCGTCCTGGAAGGTACGGGTCGTTTTACCGTCGGAAGAACGACGCGCGAACTCAAGGCCGGGATGGCCGTCCTGGCCTCGGCGGGCGAGGAACACGGCGTCGTCAATATGGGCGAGGAAAGACTTCTGATCTTGTCCGTCGTAGCACCGGGCGATGCCAAGGGGTAG
- the ftsH gene encoding ATP-dependent zinc metalloprotease FtsH — protein MPPKKQSKRFKFTFGYLTLGLLALLLFNLFSSPPPGKVVPYSDMKESIRKKEFDQVWLTDQFVVGVLPETAVKSPPAGTEKRIGQWFSDSSRVAAVRPAADQDLIKLLDEVGTKYQVKYENTAFRDFLMTWILPIAAMLFLWGFVLKRMGPGTEVMTFGKNKARLQAEADLKTTFADVAGQDEAKEELKEIIEFLRAPKRFTVLGGKLPKGILLVGPPGTGKTLLGRAVAGEAKVPFFNISGSDFVEMFVGVGAARVRDLFQQAKSKAPCIVFIDELDAVGKARGIGMMGGHDEREQTLNQILVEIDGFDTQAGVIIMAATNRPEILDPALLRAGRFDRHVFVGRPDVKERQAILELHTKNVKKGPDLNLETIAKRTPGLVGADLANVVNEAALLAARVNATQVEMKHFEQAVDRILTGLEKKNRVINRKEKEIVAHHEAGHALVAALGNSTDKVHKITIIPRGIGALGFTLQLPTEDRYLMTREELLQKVDVLLGGRASESIVFQDVSTGAHDDLQRATEIVRSMVTQYGMGKTLGPVTVERERTPLLVAQGEISTGKNFSEETARQIDEEIKAIMAGRLDRVISLLKQNLPLLKEIAQELLEKETLNEEEFHAIVQRHLEKPVSTAV, from the coding sequence GTGCCGCCGAAAAAGCAATCCAAGCGTTTTAAATTCACCTTCGGCTACCTGACCCTAGGCCTGCTGGCCCTTCTTCTGTTTAATTTATTCAGCTCTCCGCCTCCGGGCAAAGTCGTCCCCTACTCCGATATGAAGGAAAGTATCCGGAAGAAAGAATTCGACCAGGTCTGGCTCACGGATCAATTTGTGGTAGGTGTTTTGCCCGAAACGGCGGTCAAGTCCCCACCCGCCGGAACGGAAAAACGAATCGGCCAATGGTTTTCGGACTCGAGCCGCGTGGCTGCCGTGCGCCCGGCCGCCGACCAGGACCTGATTAAACTTCTCGATGAAGTCGGAACGAAATATCAGGTCAAATACGAAAATACCGCTTTCCGTGATTTCCTCATGACCTGGATTCTGCCGATCGCCGCAATGCTCTTTCTTTGGGGATTTGTCCTGAAACGAATGGGGCCGGGAACGGAGGTGATGACGTTCGGCAAAAACAAAGCCCGCTTGCAGGCGGAGGCCGATTTGAAAACCACGTTCGCCGACGTCGCCGGCCAAGATGAGGCCAAGGAAGAGTTGAAGGAGATCATCGAATTTCTCCGCGCGCCCAAACGATTCACCGTCCTGGGCGGCAAGCTGCCGAAGGGAATTCTATTGGTCGGCCCGCCGGGAACGGGAAAGACTCTTCTGGGCCGGGCGGTGGCCGGAGAAGCCAAGGTTCCGTTTTTCAATATTTCCGGCTCCGACTTCGTGGAAATGTTCGTGGGCGTCGGCGCGGCGCGCGTCCGGGATCTTTTCCAACAGGCGAAATCGAAAGCTCCGTGCATCGTCTTTATCGACGAGCTGGACGCCGTGGGAAAGGCGCGAGGCATCGGAATGATGGGGGGGCACGACGAACGGGAACAGACGCTCAACCAGATTCTCGTGGAGATCGACGGTTTCGATACGCAGGCGGGCGTGATCATCATGGCCGCCACCAATCGCCCCGAAATTCTGGACCCCGCGCTACTCCGAGCGGGACGGTTCGACCGTCATGTGTTTGTGGGAAGACCCGATGTCAAAGAGCGGCAGGCTATTTTGGAGCTGCATACGAAGAACGTAAAAAAGGGACCCGACCTGAACTTGGAGACCATTGCAAAAAGAACACCCGGCTTGGTCGGCGCGGATTTGGCTAATGTCGTCAACGAAGCCGCGCTCTTAGCCGCGCGTGTGAACGCGACCCAGGTTGAGATGAAACATTTCGAGCAGGCCGTCGACCGCATTTTGACGGGGCTGGAGAAGAAAAACCGCGTCATCAATCGAAAAGAAAAAGAGATCGTCGCTCACCACGAAGCGGGACACGCGTTGGTCGCCGCGCTGGGAAATTCGACCGACAAGGTTCACAAGATTACGATCATCCCGCGCGGAATCGGCGCTCTCGGTTTTACGCTCCAGCTTCCGACGGAAGACCGCTACCTTATGACGCGAGAGGAACTTCTGCAGAAGGTGGATGTCCTCCTCGGAGGGCGCGCTTCCGAATCCATTGTCTTTCAGGACGTCTCCACCGGCGCCCACGACGATTTGCAGAGAGCGACGGAAATCGTCCGAAGCATGGTCACGCAGTACGGCATGGGTAAAACGCTCGGCCCGGTGACCGTCGAACGTGAACGCACGCCTCTGCTTGTGGCTCAGGGGGAAATTTCCACCGGAAAAAACTTCAGCGAAGAGACCGCTCGCCAGATCGACGAGGAAATCAAAGCCATCATGGCTGGTCGCCTCGATCGCGTGATCTCCCTCCTTAAGCAAAATCTGCCGCTCCTCAAGGAAATCGCGCAGGAACTTCTTGAAAAAGAGACGCTCAATGAAGAGGAGTTCCACGCGATTGTCCAGCGCCATCTCGAAAAACCCGTTTCGACCGCGGTCTGA